Proteins encoded by one window of Venturia canescens isolate UGA chromosome 2, ASM1945775v1, whole genome shotgun sequence:
- the MED7 gene encoding mediator of RNA polymerase II transcription subunit 7: MAAEAIQVSSLPLPPLQYINLYTDENVRRGRAPRPPPPIHDTYSMFGNVFNADDTIIRPLEAQGIKRLYPQHFDRRRELKKLNHSLLVNFLDLIDLLVQCPDSPRRAEKVEDLSLLFIHIHHLLNEFRPHQARETLRVMMELQRRQRLETALRFQKHLEKVQEILQHALQMLPDTSDLDCKLSINTESIESTDNQGSESQNPDPCSSSDRIMCRIIDEMTMTNGLF; encoded by the exons ATGGCTGCAGAAGCAATACAAGTGAGCTCATTGCCATTACCACCTCTGCAAtatattaatttatatacCGACGAAAATGTGCGACGGGGTCGAGCCCCCAGACCTCCGCCTCCCATCCACGACACTTACTCCATGTTTGGCAATGTTTTCAACGCTGATGATACTATCATAAGACCGTTGGAGGCTCAAGGAATTAAAAGATTGTATCCTCAACACTTTGATCGTAGGAGAGAGTTAAAAAAACTCAATCACTCTCTGCTTGTCAATTTCTTGGATCTTATTGATCTACTCGTACAATGTCCGGACAGTCCTCGTAGGGCAGAGAAG GTTGAAGATCTCAGTCTTTTATTCATTCACATACATCATTTGCTGAACGAATTCAGACCTCATCAAGCGAGAGAAACTCTGAGGGTGATGATGGAATTGCAGCGTAGACAACGTCTGGAGACTGCTTTGAGATTTCAAAAACATCTTGAAAAGGTGCAAGAAATTCTGCAACACGCGCTACAAATGCTACCAGACACTTCGGATCTTGATTGCAAGTTGTCAATAAACACAGAATCCATTGAATCGACTGACAACCAAGGATCCGAGTCACAAAATCCAGATCCTTGTAGTTCAAGCGATCGAATAATGTGTCGGATAATTGATGAAATGACCATGACAAATGGACTATTCTAG
- the cass gene encoding apoptosis inhibitor 5 isoform X1 has product MSTDSIERLYKNFGILADAKDKLSEHEKEYLEILTAVKGSAKEKRLASQFIARFFKHFPKLADQAIDAHLDLCEDEDMAIRKQAIKDLPALCKDSKEHTARIADILAQLLQAQDPTELAVVHNSIMSLMKSDPKGAISGFFSQILNGDDGTRERCIKFLATKLKAIGHDVITKEPEDLLILECKKVLQDVTADEFHSIMEILAWTRLGSTVSGQQELIDITIEQAELSVPFKHTNVEQWNRLVQCIKQALPFFSAQTDSQKFVSYICIQVLPHISLITRPDGIDAQLELLKLLAELAVFCGPIDKPEEKVQQLYQTLITYMPLPPDTDVTEVPKLQFSHVECLMYAFHKLCKQTPEFLTKDPEQLKEFKLRLQYFARGIQGYIKKLREAISGKSEEELKTDENQLKVVALKTTNNINTLIKDLFHSPPSFKSVIHLSWKTPTIDKKQNEKVSVGQKRHTPITFGIETSPNKRNKEDNKGGKREIYTPPSGKYSSNISSNYGNRGRFRGNRAGGRGGYRPRGRGNWRKSSY; this is encoded by the exons CATGAAAAAGAGTACTTGGAAATATTGACCGCCGTCAAAGGATCAGCCAAAGAAAAACGTTTGGCATCACAGTTTATCGCCAGATTCTTTAAACATTTTCCCAAACTTGCTGATCAAGCCATTGATGCTCATTTAGACCTTTGCGAAGATGAAGATATGGCG ATAAGAAAACAAGCTATAAAAGATTTGCCAGCATTGTGCAAAGATAGCAAGGAGCATACCGCAAGAATCGCTGACATTTTGGCTCAGCTACTTCAAGCACAAGATCCCACCGAGCTTGCAGTTGTTCACAACAGTATTATGTCACTCATGAAGAGTGATCCAAAAG GGGCTATAAGTGGTTTCTTCAGTCAAATTTTGAACGGTGATGATGGTACAAGAGAACGTTGCATCAAATTCTTAGCTACAAAGCTAAAAGCGATAGGTCATGATGTTATCACTAAAGAACCCGAAGACCTGCTCATTCTTGAGTGTAAAAAAGTGTTACAAGATGTGACAGCTGATGAATTCCACAGTATAATGGAAATTCTGGCCTGGACGAGACTGGGATCGACAGTTAGCGGACAACAGGAACTTATTGATATTACAATTGAGCAAGCTGAATTATCTGTCCCATTCAAACACACCAATGTTGAACAATGGAATAGACTTGTTCAGTGTATAAAGCAAGCTCTACCGTTTTTCAGT GCTCAGACTGATtctcaaaaatttgtttcttacaTATGTATCCAAGTGTTGCCACACATATCGCTAATTACGAGACCCGATGGCATTGACGCCCAATTGGAACTTCTCAAATTGCTCGCAGAACTCGCAGTCTTTTGTGGTCCTATCGATAAACCCGAGGAAAAAGTTCAGCAACTTTATCAAACTTTGATC ACGTACATGCCACTCCCACCGGACACAGATGTGACGGAAGTGCCGAAGCTCCAATTCAGTCATGTGGAATGTCTGATGTACGCTTTTCACAAATTGTGCAAACAAACGCCagaatttttaacgaaagatcCTGAACAACTAAAAGAGTTTAAACTAAGGTTACAATACTTCGCGCGCGGTATTCAAGGCtacattaaaaaattacgTGAAGCAATTAGCGGAAAAAGCGAAGAAGAATTGAAAACAGACGAGAATCAACTAAAAGTCGTAGCTTTGAAGACTACCAACAACATAAATACTCTCATCAAAGATCTATTTCATTCTCCACCGAGTTTCAAGAGCGTCATACACTTATCGTGGAAAACACCAACTATCGACAAAAAA CAGAATGAAAAAGTATCAGTTGGTCAGAAACGTCACACCCCAATAACTTTTGGTATCGAAACGTCACCCAACAAGCGCAACAAAGAAGATAACAAAGGAGGAAAGCGAGAAATTTATACACCGCCGAGTGGAAAATATAGCTCGAACATATCATCAAATTATG GAAACCGTGGTCGATTCCGTGGAAACAGAGCCGGTGGCAGAGGAGGATACAGGCCAAGAGGTCGTGGCAACTGGCGAAAAAGTTCGtattaa
- the cass gene encoding apoptosis inhibitor 5 isoform X2, whose amino-acid sequence MSTDSIERLYKNFGILADAKDKLSEHEKEYLEILTAVKGSAKEKRLASQFIARFFKHFPKLADQAIDAHLDLCEDEDMAIRKQAIKDLPALCKDSKEHTARIADILAQLLQAQDPTELAVVHNSIMSLMKSDPKGAISGFFSQILNGDDGTRERCIKFLATKLKAIGHDVITKEPEDLLILECKKVLQDVTADEFHSIMEILAWTRLGSTVSGQQELIDITIEQAELSVPFKHTNVEQWNRLVQCIKQALPFFSAQTDSQKFVSYICIQVLPHISLITRPDGIDAQLELLKLLAELAVFCGPIDKPEEKVQQLYQTLITYMPLPPDTDVTEVPKLQFSHVECLMYAFHKLCKQTPEFLTKDPEQLKEFKLRLQYFARGIQGYIKKLREAISGKSEEELKTDENQLKVVALKTTNNINTLIKDLFHSPPSFKSVIHLSWKTPTIDKKNEKVSVGQKRHTPITFGIETSPNKRNKEDNKGGKREIYTPPSGKYSSNISSNYGNRGRFRGNRAGGRGGYRPRGRGNWRKSSY is encoded by the exons CATGAAAAAGAGTACTTGGAAATATTGACCGCCGTCAAAGGATCAGCCAAAGAAAAACGTTTGGCATCACAGTTTATCGCCAGATTCTTTAAACATTTTCCCAAACTTGCTGATCAAGCCATTGATGCTCATTTAGACCTTTGCGAAGATGAAGATATGGCG ATAAGAAAACAAGCTATAAAAGATTTGCCAGCATTGTGCAAAGATAGCAAGGAGCATACCGCAAGAATCGCTGACATTTTGGCTCAGCTACTTCAAGCACAAGATCCCACCGAGCTTGCAGTTGTTCACAACAGTATTATGTCACTCATGAAGAGTGATCCAAAAG GGGCTATAAGTGGTTTCTTCAGTCAAATTTTGAACGGTGATGATGGTACAAGAGAACGTTGCATCAAATTCTTAGCTACAAAGCTAAAAGCGATAGGTCATGATGTTATCACTAAAGAACCCGAAGACCTGCTCATTCTTGAGTGTAAAAAAGTGTTACAAGATGTGACAGCTGATGAATTCCACAGTATAATGGAAATTCTGGCCTGGACGAGACTGGGATCGACAGTTAGCGGACAACAGGAACTTATTGATATTACAATTGAGCAAGCTGAATTATCTGTCCCATTCAAACACACCAATGTTGAACAATGGAATAGACTTGTTCAGTGTATAAAGCAAGCTCTACCGTTTTTCAGT GCTCAGACTGATtctcaaaaatttgtttcttacaTATGTATCCAAGTGTTGCCACACATATCGCTAATTACGAGACCCGATGGCATTGACGCCCAATTGGAACTTCTCAAATTGCTCGCAGAACTCGCAGTCTTTTGTGGTCCTATCGATAAACCCGAGGAAAAAGTTCAGCAACTTTATCAAACTTTGATC ACGTACATGCCACTCCCACCGGACACAGATGTGACGGAAGTGCCGAAGCTCCAATTCAGTCATGTGGAATGTCTGATGTACGCTTTTCACAAATTGTGCAAACAAACGCCagaatttttaacgaaagatcCTGAACAACTAAAAGAGTTTAAACTAAGGTTACAATACTTCGCGCGCGGTATTCAAGGCtacattaaaaaattacgTGAAGCAATTAGCGGAAAAAGCGAAGAAGAATTGAAAACAGACGAGAATCAACTAAAAGTCGTAGCTTTGAAGACTACCAACAACATAAATACTCTCATCAAAGATCTATTTCATTCTCCACCGAGTTTCAAGAGCGTCATACACTTATCGTGGAAAACACCAACTATCGACAAAAAA AATGAAAAAGTATCAGTTGGTCAGAAACGTCACACCCCAATAACTTTTGGTATCGAAACGTCACCCAACAAGCGCAACAAAGAAGATAACAAAGGAGGAAAGCGAGAAATTTATACACCGCCGAGTGGAAAATATAGCTCGAACATATCATCAAATTATG GAAACCGTGGTCGATTCCGTGGAAACAGAGCCGGTGGCAGAGGAGGATACAGGCCAAGAGGTCGTGGCAACTGGCGAAAAAGTTCGtattaa
- the cass gene encoding apoptosis inhibitor 5 isoform X3, protein MSTDSIERLYKNFGILADAKDKLSEHEKEYLEILTAVKGSAKEKRLASQFIARFFKHFPKLADQAIDAHLDLCEDEDMAIRKQAIKDLPALCKDSKEHTARIADILAQLLQAQDPTELAVVHNSIMSLMKSDPKGAISGFFSQILNGDDGTRERCIKFLATKLKAIGHDVITKEPEDLLILECKKVLQDVTADEFHSIMEILAWTRLGSTVSGQQELIDITIEQAELSVPFKHTNVEQWNRLVQCIKQALPFFSAQTDSQKFVSYICIQVLPHISLITRPDGIDAQLELLKLLAELAVFCGPIDKPEEKVQQLYQTLITYMPLPPDTDVTEVPKLQFSHVECLMYAFHKLCKQTPEFLTKDPEQLKEFKLRLQYFARGIQGYIKKLREAISGKSEEELKTDENQLKVVALKTTNNINTLIKDLFHSPPSFKSVIHLSWKTPTIDKKVK, encoded by the exons CATGAAAAAGAGTACTTGGAAATATTGACCGCCGTCAAAGGATCAGCCAAAGAAAAACGTTTGGCATCACAGTTTATCGCCAGATTCTTTAAACATTTTCCCAAACTTGCTGATCAAGCCATTGATGCTCATTTAGACCTTTGCGAAGATGAAGATATGGCG ATAAGAAAACAAGCTATAAAAGATTTGCCAGCATTGTGCAAAGATAGCAAGGAGCATACCGCAAGAATCGCTGACATTTTGGCTCAGCTACTTCAAGCACAAGATCCCACCGAGCTTGCAGTTGTTCACAACAGTATTATGTCACTCATGAAGAGTGATCCAAAAG GGGCTATAAGTGGTTTCTTCAGTCAAATTTTGAACGGTGATGATGGTACAAGAGAACGTTGCATCAAATTCTTAGCTACAAAGCTAAAAGCGATAGGTCATGATGTTATCACTAAAGAACCCGAAGACCTGCTCATTCTTGAGTGTAAAAAAGTGTTACAAGATGTGACAGCTGATGAATTCCACAGTATAATGGAAATTCTGGCCTGGACGAGACTGGGATCGACAGTTAGCGGACAACAGGAACTTATTGATATTACAATTGAGCAAGCTGAATTATCTGTCCCATTCAAACACACCAATGTTGAACAATGGAATAGACTTGTTCAGTGTATAAAGCAAGCTCTACCGTTTTTCAGT GCTCAGACTGATtctcaaaaatttgtttcttacaTATGTATCCAAGTGTTGCCACACATATCGCTAATTACGAGACCCGATGGCATTGACGCCCAATTGGAACTTCTCAAATTGCTCGCAGAACTCGCAGTCTTTTGTGGTCCTATCGATAAACCCGAGGAAAAAGTTCAGCAACTTTATCAAACTTTGATC ACGTACATGCCACTCCCACCGGACACAGATGTGACGGAAGTGCCGAAGCTCCAATTCAGTCATGTGGAATGTCTGATGTACGCTTTTCACAAATTGTGCAAACAAACGCCagaatttttaacgaaagatcCTGAACAACTAAAAGAGTTTAAACTAAGGTTACAATACTTCGCGCGCGGTATTCAAGGCtacattaaaaaattacgTGAAGCAATTAGCGGAAAAAGCGAAGAAGAATTGAAAACAGACGAGAATCAACTAAAAGTCGTAGCTTTGAAGACTACCAACAACATAAATACTCTCATCAAAGATCTATTTCATTCTCCACCGAGTTTCAAGAGCGTCATACACTTATCGTGGAAAACACCAACTATCGACAAAAAAGTAA AATGA